In Nitrospirota bacterium, a single genomic region encodes these proteins:
- a CDS encoding response regulator transcription factor, which produces MRPRVLLADDHRVVVEGLVTLLTPVCDLVETVEDGRALVEAAVRLDPDIVVTDISLPRLSGIDALVQLKKKRVRAKVIFLTMHRDAAYAVRAMEAGASGFVLKHSASAELLTAIHDVLKGKTYVTPLLDNGRCGQAEPARSRTRDAASGLTPRQREVLRLVAEGRSAKEIAAALHISPRTVEFHRNKIKEELHLHNQSELVQFALKHGIAVTVTWISAVVHAVIA; this is translated from the coding sequence ATGCGTCCCCGCGTCCTGCTGGCTGACGATCACCGGGTCGTGGTCGAAGGGCTCGTCACCCTCCTCACCCCGGTGTGCGACCTCGTGGAGACGGTGGAAGACGGCCGCGCACTGGTCGAGGCAGCGGTCCGTCTCGACCCGGACATCGTGGTCACCGACATTTCGCTCCCGCGGCTCAGCGGGATCGACGCCCTGGTGCAACTGAAGAAGAAACGGGTGCGGGCCAAGGTCATCTTCCTCACCATGCATCGGGACGCGGCCTACGCGGTGCGCGCGATGGAAGCGGGTGCGTCGGGGTTCGTGCTCAAACATTCGGCGTCCGCGGAGTTGCTCACCGCGATCCACGACGTGCTCAAGGGCAAGACCTACGTCACCCCGTTGCTCGACAACGGCAGGTGTGGGCAGGCGGAGCCGGCGCGGTCGCGAACTCGCGACGCCGCGTCCGGGCTGACTCCACGGCAACGTGAGGTCCTGCGTCTGGTGGCCGAAGGCCGCTCCGCCAAAGAGATCGCCGCGGCGCTGCACATCTCCCCGCGGACCGTGGAGTTTCACCGGAACAAGATCAAGGAAGAGCTGCATCTTCATAACCAATCCGAGCTGGTGCAGTTCGCGCTCAAACACGGGATTGCGGTGACCGTCACCTGGATTTCCGCCGTGGTTCACGCGGTGATCGCCTGA